The genomic window CACCAGTTCGTCCTCGGGCTGCGGCCGCGCACCGAGGCACCAGCCTTCGAGGATGACGATGTTCGCCGGACCCTGCCATGGCTCGGGCGGAGCGGGTTCGTCGCGGGCCTTGTCGAAGCGGGGAAGGAGGGTGGTTTCCGGCTTGGCCAGCGCCTCGATCACCCGCAGTCCCCGTGCTGGGTCGTGGGTACCGGGCACGCCGCGGGTGGCGAGCAGCGGGTGGACCTCCGCCGCCAGCGTCCGCCGCGCCGCGCCGTCCAGATAGAGGTCATCGAGCGACAGTACCGGGCAACCGAGGCGGATGGCGAGTTCGCGCGCCACGGTCGACTTGCCGCTGCCTTGCGCGCCGGCGATGCCCAGGACGAACGGGCGCCGTGCGCCACGCTCGGGCAATTGCGCGGCGATCAGGTCCGCGATGCTGGGAGCGGTATCGGCCATGCTGGCGCACATCAGTGCTTGCATGGGGTAAGCGCTGTCAAATATGCACCAAGTTCCGGGGCCGCCTTCTCCACGCCCCGCCGGGAAACGCCATGTCCAGCCGTCCGACGATCAAGGAAGTCTCGAAGATCGCGGGGGTCTCGTTCAAGACCGTGAGCCGGGTGCTCAACAACGAGAAGCATGTCAGCGAGGAAACGCGCCGCCGCGTCGAGGAAGTCGTGCAGCGGCTCAATTTCCGTCCAAGCCACGCGGCGCGGACGCTGGCCGGGCGGCGCTCGTTCCAGGTGGCTTTGCTCTATGACAATCCCAGCCCCTATTATGTCTATCACGTCCAGACCGGTGCGCAGCAGCGCTGCTCCGCGCTCGGCTATCGCCTGCTGCTCCAGCCCGTCGATGTGCTGTCGGACGATCTCGCCTCGAACGTGCTGGCGCTGATCGACGAGGCGCATCTCGACGGGCTGATCCTGTCGCCGCCGGTGACCGAGGCGCCGGCGCTGCTCGACGCGCTCGATCGGCGGGGGCTGCCCTATGTCCGTATCGCGCCCGGCGTGCGCAAGGATAGCGGCATGGCATCGACGATGGACGACGTCGCCGCCGCACGGGCGCTGACCCGGCACCTGATCGATCTCGGCCACCGCGCCATCGCCTTCATCCGCGGGCCCGAGACCCATGTCTCGTCGAGCGACCGCCTGGAAGGATATCGCCAGGAACTGGCGGCGCATGGCATCGCCTTTGACCCCCGGCTGGTCGTCGCCGGCGATTACAGCTTCCGCTCGGGCGGCGAGGCGACTCGGGCGTTGCTCGAGCTCAGCCCGCGCCCGACCGCGATCTTCGCGGGCAATGACGATATGGCGGCGGGCGCGCTGGCGGTGGCGCACGAACTCGACATCGATGTGCCGGGCGCGCTGTCGATCGCGGGGTTCGACGATTCGGATCTGGCGCAGGCGGTGTGGCCGCCGCTGACCACGATCCGCCAGCCGGTGCGCGAACTGGCCGATGCCGCGGTCGAGCTGCTGCTCGGCGGCAGCGGCGAGACACAGGTTTCGCTGGAGCATGAGCTGATCGTGCGCAAGTCGACCGGGCCTGCGCCGAAGGGCTGATGCCTGCCAATCCCGCGCCGCGAATGTTGAGGAAGTTTAGTCTTTTTCGGGGGACTCAACATTCGTATCCAGGCGGCGATATTCAGGATTTCAAAGAGCGGCCGGGAAGGGTCCGGGCCACTGACCGAAGCAAGCCAAATCCTACATTGCAAGCCTAGAGCGCCCGGAAGCGGAAGTCCCTGAA from Sphingomonas sp. includes these protein-coding regions:
- a CDS encoding kinase, which produces MQALMCASMADTAPSIADLIAAQLPERGARRPFVLGIAGAQGSGKSTVARELAIRLGCPVLSLDDLYLDGAARRTLAAEVHPLLATRGVPGTHDPARGLRVIEALAKPETTLLPRFDKARDEPAPPEPWQGPANIVILEGWCLGARPQPEDELVKPLNALEAERDPDGIWRHWVNARLANYRALFERIDLLVFLAAPDFEIVGKWRAEQEHALKRARGEDAGMSATELATFIQHYQRLTEHMLRHGREWADMTIALNAKRRAVGVSR
- a CDS encoding LacI family DNA-binding transcriptional regulator, which encodes MSSRPTIKEVSKIAGVSFKTVSRVLNNEKHVSEETRRRVEEVVQRLNFRPSHAARTLAGRRSFQVALLYDNPSPYYVYHVQTGAQQRCSALGYRLLLQPVDVLSDDLASNVLALIDEAHLDGLILSPPVTEAPALLDALDRRGLPYVRIAPGVRKDSGMASTMDDVAAARALTRHLIDLGHRAIAFIRGPETHVSSSDRLEGYRQELAAHGIAFDPRLVVAGDYSFRSGGEATRALLELSPRPTAIFAGNDDMAAGALAVAHELDIDVPGALSIAGFDDSDLAQAVWPPLTTIRQPVRELADAAVELLLGGSGETQVSLEHELIVRKSTGPAPKG